One window from the genome of Jeotgalibaca sp. MA1X17-3 encodes:
- a CDS encoding DNA primase family protein, with protein sequence MREIPAELKAEMEQYEKAQKEETSKKKIKQPTSYKDLEGKLTELGIREREAREETVGKGKNEQTIKPRLEQLEVAKILKSYLRFCLFNLEEGTRLALYLPFEGVYTQNETLIKRCVFYLEDTLTERQAEDVIYKITNLSIVKEKTNSRYLIPVNNGVFNLKEKKLEPFSPDYVFTSKIATNYNENAKLEAYDGWNVEDWLKDLSTGEDDLNTLLWQVMSASMNGNFTRKKSIWLYGEGSTGKGTFQALITNLVGKKNVATLKVNQFSERFALPMLEEKVCCIGDDVPAHVYIDDSSNFNSVITGDAVRIEQKNKPAYSTEFNMTVIQSTNGLPRVHNTTEGTYRRFLIVQFKQTFKGDSDNWNIKNDYIKRKSVLEYVLQKAINMDFEKFIEPKSSELLMNQYRIDNDPVRYFKVSVFDHFESTRIPVYLLYQYYLDFCDENKYKYMTSRNFINAFERILDEDWDKKKAKIGNFFKEPYLPNQFDKNKSLEKPEKDKSYTCFINTRIELVS encoded by the coding sequence GTGAGGGAAATTCCAGCAGAGTTGAAAGCAGAAATGGAACAGTACGAGAAAGCTCAGAAGGAAGAAACGAGCAAGAAGAAAATAAAGCAACCGACTTCTTATAAAGACTTGGAGGGAAAATTAACCGAGTTAGGTATAAGAGAAAGAGAGGCTAGAGAAGAAACCGTAGGGAAGGGTAAAAACGAACAAACTATAAAACCTAGACTTGAACAGTTGGAGGTTGCTAAAATTTTAAAAAGTTATCTTCGTTTTTGTTTATTTAATCTAGAAGAAGGTACACGTTTAGCATTGTATTTACCGTTCGAGGGTGTCTATACGCAGAATGAAACATTAATAAAGAGATGTGTATTCTACCTTGAAGATACATTGACAGAGAGACAAGCCGAAGATGTGATTTATAAAATTACTAACTTGTCAATCGTGAAAGAAAAAACTAATTCAAGGTACTTGATACCAGTCAACAATGGCGTATTTAATCTAAAAGAAAAGAAACTAGAGCCATTCAGTCCAGATTATGTTTTTACTTCAAAGATAGCTACTAACTATAATGAAAATGCTAAATTAGAGGCGTATGACGGTTGGAACGTAGAGGATTGGCTCAAAGACCTATCGACCGGAGAAGATGATTTAAACACTCTTTTATGGCAGGTAATGAGTGCTTCTATGAATGGTAATTTCACAAGAAAAAAATCAATATGGCTGTATGGCGAAGGCTCAACAGGAAAGGGAACGTTTCAAGCGTTGATAACTAACTTAGTAGGCAAGAAGAACGTAGCTACTTTAAAAGTTAATCAATTTTCAGAACGTTTTGCCCTTCCTATGTTAGAAGAAAAGGTATGTTGCATAGGCGATGATGTACCCGCTCACGTTTACATTGATGATTCAAGTAATTTCAATAGTGTAATCACAGGAGACGCTGTACGAATCGAACAAAAGAACAAGCCAGCTTATTCTACTGAATTTAATATGACCGTTATCCAATCCACGAATGGACTTCCTAGAGTTCATAATACAACAGAAGGAACATACAGACGTTTCTTGATTGTCCAGTTCAAACAGACCTTCAAAGGCGACTCTGATAACTGGAATATCAAGAATGATTATATAAAACGAAAAAGCGTACTGGAGTATGTACTTCAGAAAGCCATTAATATGGATTTTGAAAAGTTTATCGAACCAAAATCTTCAGAATTACTTATGAATCAGTATCGAATTGACAATGATCCAGTCAGATATTTCAAAGTGTCTGTTTTCGACCACTTCGAGAGTACACGAATACCAGTCTATCTACTATATCAATACTATTTAGATTTTTGTGATGAGAACAAATACAAGTATATGACTTCAAGAAATTTTATAAATGCTTTTGAAAGAATCCTAGATGAAGATTGGGATAAGAAGAAGGCAAAGATTGGAAACTTCTTCAAAGAGCCATATCTTCCTAATCAATTTGACAAGAATAAAAGTTTAGAAAAACCCGAAAAAGATAAGTCATACACTTGCTTCATAAATACAAGAATCGAATTAGTAAGTTAG
- a CDS encoding bifunctional DNA primase/polymerase, with protein MESLLNEALEYASYGFKVFPLAPLSKIPLKNTQGFKDATTDHETIFKMFTENKHANIGISFVDSPIFVVDVDNHQSDHQGIKSFDNLCGYEPLPKDVTVVKTVNGGYHVFFKAPAGVEIKQKIGFRPSVDIIKNFVVAPKSKIQRKDGSIGMYELKVGSLNDIKEVPPVLLKALTTNEQPKYKNSRQGQNYSSNDGEKKYTAIYLEKVIQGVEEGGRNDWLTNIIGTPLAQNMDVNLTYEFIHIVNQNFVRPPLHDDEVNKIFQSILRREQQKGGAD; from the coding sequence ATGGAATCACTTCTAAATGAAGCCCTTGAATATGCTAGTTATGGATTTAAGGTATTTCCTTTAGCTCCACTTTCAAAAATACCATTGAAGAATACGCAAGGATTTAAGGACGCTACAACCGACCACGAAACAATATTTAAAATGTTTACAGAAAACAAACACGCAAACATAGGAATATCATTTGTAGACAGTCCTATCTTTGTAGTTGATGTAGATAACCACCAATCAGACCATCAAGGAATTAAGTCATTTGATAACTTATGTGGCTATGAACCACTTCCCAAAGATGTAACGGTTGTTAAAACTGTAAACGGTGGATACCATGTATTTTTTAAAGCTCCAGCAGGAGTTGAGATTAAACAGAAAATAGGGTTTAGACCATCAGTCGATATTATTAAAAACTTTGTGGTTGCTCCAAAGAGTAAAATCCAACGAAAAGATGGATCAATAGGAATGTATGAGTTAAAAGTTGGCTCACTCAATGACATAAAGGAAGTGCCTCCAGTCCTTCTGAAAGCACTAACGACCAACGAGCAGCCAAAGTATAAAAACAGTAGACAGGGGCAAAATTACAGCAGTAACGATGGCGAAAAGAAGTACACAGCTATCTACTTAGAAAAGGTCATACAAGGGGTAGAAGAAGGCGGTAGGAATGATTGGCTAACAAACATTATAGGAACGCCATTGGCTCAAAATATGGACGTTAATTTAACGTATGAGTTCATTCATATCGTGAATCAAAATTTTGTTAGACCACCTTTGCATGACGATGAAGTCAATAAAATATTTCAAAGCATATTAAGAAGAGAACAACAGAAAGGAGGGGCTGATTAG
- a CDS encoding DNA-binding protein, producing MNNLQVTLNEEQTADLKRYIFELTKESIEQAKKNAGLDKPFLKQIHMSNYLGISVNTLKKLELEGLPSITLDGLKLYSKEEVSKWILQHQR from the coding sequence ATGAATAACTTACAAGTAACATTAAATGAAGAACAAACCGCAGATTTAAAGAGATACATTTTTGAACTCACAAAAGAGAGTATCGAACAGGCAAAAAAAAATGCTGGACTAGATAAGCCATTTCTAAAACAGATTCATATGAGTAATTACTTAGGTATATCAGTAAATACTCTAAAGAAATTAGAATTAGAAGGGTTGCCGAGCATTACGTTAGATGGATTGAAGCTATATTCAAAAGAAGAAGTTTCCAAATGGATTCTACAACACCAAAGATAA
- a CDS encoding helix-turn-helix transcriptional regulator — protein sequence MNGIVKYRKYLGYTQKEIAEIFGISRQAYYRKEKGYTPFSDKEKIVFRDMVKIAFPDITIGEIFLMKKQRNTKK from the coding sequence ATGAATGGAATAGTAAAGTACAGAAAGTATTTAGGCTACACACAAAAAGAGATTGCTGAAATTTTTGGAATATCGAGACAAGCTTACTATCGAAAAGAGAAAGGATATACACCATTTTCTGATAAAGAGAAAATAGTTTTTAGAGATATGGTAAAAATAGCATTTCCAGATATAACGATAGGAGAAATTTTTTTAATGAAAAAGCAAAGAAATACAAAGAAATGA
- a CDS encoding helix-turn-helix domain-containing protein codes for MNNSPKEVGLRIRSIRKKLGLSMTEFAKRIDDKSKSGTVSNWETGKNLPNNERLKKIAELGEIEINELIYGSLENYLINTTKKYFEHSKDIELQIESAEKITNEVVQQSMKNPLINTFYEDGNQKMLDSSVNEEIGKALTRHFSKSDFTNKGFIVFIQMQLEKLKNENKPYLENGVNSELYKEITDIIDNSSKEINKLKGKYDNN; via the coding sequence TTGAATAACAGTCCAAAAGAAGTGGGATTAAGAATCCGCAGTATCAGAAAAAAATTAGGATTAAGTATGACAGAATTTGCTAAAAGGATTGATGACAAATCAAAAAGTGGAACTGTAAGTAACTGGGAGACAGGTAAAAACTTACCCAACAATGAACGATTGAAAAAGATTGCTGAATTAGGAGAAATAGAGATAAATGAATTAATTTACGGTTCGTTAGAAAACTATCTAATTAACACTACAAAAAAATATTTCGAACATTCCAAAGATATTGAATTACAAATTGAATCTGCAGAAAAAATTACAAATGAAGTTGTCCAACAATCTATGAAAAACCCTCTTATTAATACATTCTATGAAGATGGAAATCAAAAAATGTTGGATAGTTCAGTTAATGAAGAAATAGGCAAAGCACTCACAAGACATTTTTCCAAATCTGATTTTACAAATAAAGGATTTATTGTTTTTATACAAATGCAATTAGAAAAACTAAAAAATGAAAATAAACCTTATTTAGAAAATGGTGTGAATAGTGAATTATACAAAGAAATTACTGATATAATAGATAACTCCTCAAAAGAAATTAATAAATTAAAAGGTAAATACGATAATAATTAA
- a CDS encoding site-specific integrase: MATIKKYTKKDGSTAYMFNAYLGVDPTTGKKKYTTKRGFPTRKEAQLTLSRLQVEIEEHGFKKQSVNTFAEMYELWLESVYIHKVKESTLVKTKELFQNHILPAFGSYRIDKITIKQCQRVVNDWSKTLQKYRTMKNYTSNVLDYAVTIEALRDNPMKKISVPRLMEKVHEDKFENFYSKEELQHFLKCIHDELSFKWYALFRLLAFTGFRKGESLALEWKDVDFKKRL, encoded by the coding sequence ATGGCAACGATAAAAAAGTACACAAAAAAAGACGGTTCTACTGCTTATATGTTTAATGCTTATTTAGGAGTAGATCCAACAACTGGAAAAAAGAAGTACACAACAAAAAGAGGCTTTCCTACTAGGAAGGAAGCCCAACTCACATTATCACGTTTACAAGTAGAAATAGAAGAACATGGCTTTAAGAAACAATCAGTAAATACTTTTGCTGAAATGTATGAACTATGGTTAGAATCAGTTTATATACATAAGGTAAAAGAATCTACTTTAGTAAAAACAAAAGAGTTATTTCAAAACCATATCTTACCTGCTTTTGGTTCTTATAGAATAGACAAAATTACGATTAAACAATGCCAACGTGTCGTAAATGATTGGAGCAAAACACTTCAAAAATACCGCACTATGAAGAATTACACTTCTAATGTCTTAGACTATGCGGTTACCATAGAAGCGCTTAGAGATAACCCTATGAAGAAAATAAGTGTACCGCGTTTAATGGAGAAAGTTCATGAAGATAAATTTGAAAATTTTTATAGTAAAGAAGAATTACAGCACTTCCTAAAATGTATTCATGATGAACTTTCCTTCAAATGGTACGCCCTCTTTCGCTTATTAGCCTTTACTGGCTTCCGCAAAGGGGAATCTTTAGCATTGGAATGGAAAGATGTAGACTTTAAAAAAAGACTGTGA
- a CDS encoding site-specific integrase — MIIQPPKTKAGVRIISIDEHTLKILKQWKKQQLEDYFKLGFNTNKGSQLIFSTLENEYIQQAVVNNAIVKTIERHGLKKITTHGLRHTHCSLLFEAGAPIQVVKERLGHSDIQTTMNIYTHVTERAKEDTAKMFAEYVNF; from the coding sequence TTGATTATTCAACCACCAAAAACTAAAGCAGGAGTACGTATTATTTCTATTGATGAACATACGTTAAAAATATTGAAGCAATGGAAAAAACAACAATTAGAAGATTATTTTAAACTCGGCTTTAACACCAATAAAGGAAGCCAATTAATTTTTAGTACATTAGAGAATGAATATATTCAGCAAGCGGTTGTCAATAATGCTATTGTAAAAACAATAGAACGACACGGTTTGAAGAAAATTACTACTCATGGTTTACGCCATACTCATTGTAGTTTATTGTTTGAAGCAGGCGCTCCTATTCAAGTAGTAAAAGAAAGGCTCGGTCATTCTGATATTCAAACCACCATGAATATATACACTCATGTAACAGAAAGAGCCAAAGAAGATACCGCTAAAATGTTTGCTGAATATGTGAATTTTTAG
- a CDS encoding ABC transporter ATP-binding protein: MKEKNELLRLWKYLNVYKIQFFSALFLTIVMSIVSVLEPYVLGLAITELGNNVADMLKNIPGAGINYEYLFKILVIYFVRALIFQFTTYYSQILMANVVQNSMRDLRRDLDNKLNHVPISYFDSHPFGDILSRVTNDVDSVSNALQQSLLQIINAFLGISFALFMLIFISWKLAVIAIFMIPIAYLISRKVSQISQPHFRRQAKYLGLLNAFVQESLTGFSVIKLYGKEEDSVEEFQSINESLRESGFKAAFISGMMNPLTAVVSNAGYIVVAVLGILEVIAGKITLGNVQAAAQYVWQINQPISVITQLSAVIQAATASTQRIFEFLDEEELVQQEAVSLPKEIHGDVTFENVCFSYSENQPLIKNFNVHVKSGETVAIVGPTGAGKTTMINLLMRFYDVESGAIKLDGHDIRNFTRADYRSQFGMVLQDAWLYQDTIQENIRFGNLEASDEEVREAARAANVDHFIQTLGEGYETTINQEASNISLGQKQLLTIARTFIADPKILILDEATSSVDTRLEVLIQKAMEKIMKGRTSFVIAHRLSTIRDADLILVMDKGEIIEQGTHDNLISQNGFYYELYNSQFQSDSE; this comes from the coding sequence ATAAAAGAAAAAAATGAATTACTCAGACTTTGGAAGTATCTGAACGTGTATAAGATACAATTTTTCAGTGCACTTTTCTTAACTATTGTGATGAGCATCGTCAGTGTTCTTGAACCGTATGTGCTTGGTTTGGCTATTACAGAACTAGGTAATAATGTTGCAGATATGTTGAAAAACATACCAGGAGCTGGGATCAATTATGAATATTTATTTAAAATACTTGTTATTTATTTTGTCCGAGCTCTTATATTCCAATTTACAACTTACTATTCACAAATCCTGATGGCAAACGTTGTTCAGAATTCAATGCGAGATTTGCGAAGAGATTTAGACAATAAATTAAATCATGTGCCTATCTCCTATTTTGATAGTCATCCATTTGGAGATATTCTTAGCAGAGTAACGAATGATGTAGACTCTGTATCGAATGCTTTGCAACAATCTCTCCTTCAAATTATTAATGCATTCCTAGGTATCTCTTTTGCTTTATTTATGTTGATCTTTATCAGTTGGAAACTAGCTGTTATTGCTATTTTTATGATACCTATCGCGTACTTAATTTCTCGAAAAGTATCTCAAATTTCCCAACCGCATTTTAGAAGACAAGCAAAATACTTAGGTCTGTTGAATGCTTTTGTACAAGAAAGTTTAACAGGTTTCTCAGTGATTAAACTATACGGTAAAGAAGAAGATTCCGTGGAAGAGTTCCAAAGCATCAATGAGTCTTTAAGAGAGAGTGGTTTTAAAGCTGCTTTTATTTCGGGAATGATGAATCCATTAACCGCAGTAGTTTCCAATGCAGGGTATATTGTAGTAGCTGTTCTTGGTATTTTAGAAGTGATAGCTGGAAAAATTACTCTCGGGAACGTGCAAGCTGCAGCTCAATATGTTTGGCAAATTAATCAACCAATCTCGGTTATTACTCAATTATCGGCAGTTATTCAAGCAGCAACTGCCTCTACTCAACGAATATTTGAATTTCTAGATGAAGAAGAACTTGTCCAGCAAGAAGCAGTTTCTTTACCAAAAGAGATTCACGGGGATGTTACTTTTGAAAATGTTTGTTTTAGCTATAGTGAGAACCAACCACTTATCAAAAACTTTAACGTACACGTAAAAAGTGGAGAAACGGTAGCAATCGTTGGTCCAACTGGTGCAGGAAAAACAACTATGATTAATTTGCTGATGCGATTCTATGATGTTGAGTCAGGTGCTATTAAATTAGACGGACATGATATTCGCAACTTCACTAGAGCCGATTATCGTTCACAGTTTGGAATGGTTTTGCAAGACGCTTGGTTGTATCAAGACACGATTCAAGAAAATATTCGTTTTGGTAATTTAGAAGCTTCTGATGAAGAAGTTAGGGAAGCGGCTAGAGCGGCTAATGTGGATCACTTTATCCAAACATTAGGTGAAGGGTATGAGACTACAATCAATCAAGAAGCATCTAATATCTCTCTAGGCCAAAAACAGCTTCTAACAATTGCACGAACTTTTATTGCTGATCCTAAAATTCTTATTTTGGATGAAGCAACTAGTTCTGTAGATACTCGTCTGGAGGTTCTGATTCAGAAAGCAATGGAGAAAATCATGAAAGGGAGAACAAGCTTCGTGATTGCCCACCGTCTTTCAACGATTCGAGATGCAGATTTAATTCTCGTGATGGACAAAGGAGAGATTATTGAACAAGGAACACACGATAATCTAATTAGTCAAAATGGTTTCTATTATGAACTATATAATAGCCAATTCCAAAGTGATTCAGAGTAA
- a CDS encoding ABC transporter ATP-binding protein, with protein MSLIWSYIVRYKKLLLLNIIGSFGFIFVELGLPTMLARLINGAVAGEGRSMISEIALFMAMFAVVGFVGRTIVSYSTSHITSKMTADMRNDMYRKIQSFSHEEYDRLGVSSLVTRVTNDAFILMQFSQMILRMGLSTVLMLFASFYMIFITSPSLSSVLIPAFPAMILAVIVIGRISKPLSEAQQQNLDKINMNLRESLSGLRVIRAFVRENFQVLRFGEINEQYSKVSKKLFHLMAWTQPLFALILNIVIIAIMWFGASQIETGILELGNLVAYIEYSFFALYSFLNFAIVFMMYPRAAVSATRIKEVFETKGSILPNEKGITETKTHGYIRFEDVTFSYPDNKDTPVIENISFTADPGQTVAFIGSTGSGKSTLMQLIPRFYDVTKGRIMIDGHDIRDYNLKALRKKIGYIPQTSLLFTGTIAENLRYGKWNATSQEMEKASDISQARDFIQQKEEKFEEHLSEGGSNLSGGQKQRLSIARAVVRKPDVYIFDDSFSALDYQTDIKLRTHLKKETGNSTVIIVAQRVSTILHADKIIVMNKGEKVAEGTHKELLKTSQIYYDIASSQMREEELA; from the coding sequence TGGCAATGTTTGCTGTAGTAGGATTTGTTGGTAGAACCATTGTGTCTTATTCTACCAGTCACATTACCAGTAAGATGACTGCCGATATGCGCAATGATATGTATCGTAAAATTCAAAGTTTTTCACATGAAGAATATGATCGATTGGGCGTTTCTTCCTTAGTAACGCGAGTAACAAATGACGCTTTTATACTGATGCAATTTAGCCAGATGATATTACGAATGGGCTTATCAACGGTTCTCATGCTTTTTGCAAGTTTTTATATGATTTTTATAACGAGTCCATCTCTTTCTAGTGTTCTAATTCCAGCATTCCCAGCTATGATTTTGGCTGTAATTGTTATTGGTAGAATATCTAAGCCTCTATCAGAAGCTCAACAACAAAACTTAGATAAAATTAATATGAATCTCAGAGAGTCTCTTTCCGGACTACGAGTAATTCGTGCTTTCGTTAGAGAAAATTTTCAAGTTCTGCGATTTGGTGAAATTAATGAACAGTATAGTAAAGTATCCAAAAAATTATTCCATCTGATGGCTTGGACACAACCACTTTTTGCACTCATATTAAATATAGTGATTATTGCCATTATGTGGTTTGGAGCTTCACAGATTGAAACAGGGATATTAGAGCTAGGAAATCTTGTTGCTTATATAGAGTACAGTTTTTTTGCACTATATTCTTTTTTGAACTTTGCCATTGTATTTATGATGTACCCTCGTGCAGCCGTTTCAGCTACGCGTATCAAAGAAGTATTTGAAACTAAAGGTTCTATTTTACCGAACGAAAAAGGAATTACAGAAACAAAGACACATGGTTATATCCGTTTCGAAGATGTCACTTTTTCATATCCAGATAACAAAGATACTCCTGTTATAGAGAACATTTCGTTTACTGCTGATCCAGGGCAGACCGTTGCTTTTATTGGTAGTACAGGGAGTGGGAAATCAACTCTGATGCAACTGATTCCTCGTTTTTATGATGTAACAAAAGGACGTATTATGATTGATGGACATGATATACGAGATTATAATCTAAAAGCACTCCGTAAAAAAATTGGTTACATCCCTCAAACCTCTTTACTTTTCACGGGTACCATTGCGGAGAATCTCCGTTATGGTAAATGGAATGCTACTTCTCAAGAAATGGAAAAAGCGTCTGATATTTCTCAAGCAAGGGATTTTATTCAGCAAAAAGAAGAAAAATTTGAAGAGCATCTTTCAGAAGGTGGTAGCAATCTTTCTGGTGGACAAAAGCAGCGTCTTTCAATCGCTCGTGCTGTTGTAAGAAAACCAGATGTATATATATTTGATGATAGTTTTTCAGCATTAGATTATCAAACCGATATCAAACTACGAACACACCTGAAAAAAGAAACAGGAAATTCTACGGTAATTATTGTTGCGCAAAGAGTGAGTACCATCCTTCATGCAGACAAAATTATTGTAATGAATAAAGGAGAAAAGGTTGCTGAAGGAACCCATAAGGAACTTTTAAAAACTAGTCAAATCTATTATGACATTGCTTCTTCCCAAATGAGAGAGGAGGAGTTAGCATGA